TTCATCTACATCACGCCCAACTGGCAGGTCATTGATtgttacctgaaaaaaaaaaaaaaaaaaaaaaaaaaaaaaaaaaaaaaaaaaaaaaaaaaagtacaaaaaaagggaaaaaaattcaaattgcTTGCCTAAACCGTTTTCCAAATTACAACATTCATTTGTAGCACTAGTTTGACATACCTGACGGAGATTCTGCTTGCCATCAATAACAAAGAGGCCTCTGAAAGCAATGCCTTCATCCTCCTTAAGGACTCCGTAAGCCTTTGCAACTTCCATCGACTTGTCAGCCAGAAGAGGGATCTTCATTGTACCAAGACCACCTTCCTTGCGGGGAGTGTTGATCCtgtggggtggaggatgggggattaataaaaatcaaaattaatatctctcaaaaacttttaataattaGGACAAAGCATTAATACCTACCAAGCAAGGTGGGAGAAGTGGGAGTCTGTAGAGCAAGCAACCACTTCACATCCAATTTTCCTGAATTCTTCAACACGGTCAGAGAAGGCGATAATTTCAGTGGGGCAGACAAAGGTGAAATCCAAAgggtagaagaagaaaatgacatATTTGCCCTTGTAATCTTCCAGGGAGATCTCCTTGAACTGCCCATCAACAACAGCAGTGCCCTTGAAGACAGGGGCAGGTTTGCCAATAGCTGGAACAGTGTTGCTCATGGTGGTGGTCTTGGTAttctgtgggggtgggggggggattagaaataaaatattggAACAGGTTAGGCATAAACATTACATAAACATTACATAATAGTCTCCAGAAATTCCAACTCATGCTTAACATGTGCACACATGCTTCATGTGGATTAACCTTCAGATTTTCATTAACCACTTGTTGCAAAAtcttaaaattgttaaaaagcTTACCACCTTAAGAGTACATTCCAGTCATTTTCTTAATTCATCTATCTACATACCCTAATAATTTcagtcttatttgaaagtttcAGATTCTCAATATCTTCAAGCAAAGACTTTAAATGATCCTCGTTTTCTTGCTCTTCATCTGGCAGATCAAATGAAACACTGTGCCAACGACGTTTTGCCCTGCGAGCTTTCCTAGCACTTTCTGTGAACCTTGATTCCACAAATAAAATCCCTGTGATCACAGAGTATTCAACAATAGTTGAGCTCGTTTTAGTTTCTGATTTATCCAGAATTTCTCTCCCAGTAGAGGGAGCAGAGCAAGCAGAGCCCCTTGCACTCTTATGGATATATCCCTCGTCCACCCACTTTCTTACTGCTCCAACTTTATTGCACTTTCCAGTTTTACAGCAACAGAACATGTCCAGTTTTTGTGTTAATTGACAAGGTTCCACTTCACAGGTTATCTGGTTCAGCCGATTACCAGAACCATGGCAAACAGTGAAACTTCAAGCATACGGCTTCTGATAAGATAGCTTGATCCATTTGAAGTTCGTGTTGACGTGTGCAATTAACACCCAAATCCTATGCTAGAAAAGtaacattgtttttatatatatatatatatatatatatatatatatatatatatatatatatatatatatatatatatatattccttctaaAATATCACCatgtaaattaattttaaaatttgtttaacacTGCCCTCCAACCATATAGATTTACAAAATACATAACTAAAGCCAAGAAATTTAGATAAATAATCTAAGCAAATTATAGCAATGTACAACTACATACCAAAATTTCAGGCAACTCAGAcatttgccttaaaaaaaaaaaaaaaaaaaaaaaaaaaaaaaaaaaaaaaaaaaaaaaatcatttgaaaataTAGAAGCATTTTGTAGATGCATAATACTTGTAATCAAGGTCATCATTCTTATAGAATAAACCAATTTAAGTCATCTTACTTCATATACACGTTTCAGCAGCAATGAGAACTAGCATTTTGGTGAACTTGCTGTCAGAACCAAATGAATATCCAGACATACCATAAAATCAAGGCAGGTTTCCATTCACATTCTGCTACTAATGAAGTGCATAATTACTAATTAGCACAAACTGATCTTGCAATTATAGGTTTTCTATCACTAGTTGGTGGATCACATGCCCATATGAATCATGTCTAACAAATTGGCTCGTTTTACAAAGGATACTAGTTTTCATACAAATGATACTACCATCTTAATCTCAGACAGCCCTTTTctatgttcttttgtctggtctGAGTCGCCTTCCAAATATTGTGCGGACTACTAAAAGCAAGTCTATAAGCTTAAAAAGCACACAAGGTTTGAACTTCATTCTAGTAAAAGCCTTTAAGCATACAAAACAATGACTATGcaaaacaaatatgcaaataagaGCTTGCCTTTACGCAAGGCTTATTCTCACCAAATTTTCCTTGTACTTTACACAACAGGATCATTTGTGAACCAGACCACATTTTCCAAAATGTTAGTTAAAATACCATAGCACGAGTCCCTCCTACTTTACCAGTTCATTAGATTGAAATTTTATTCTCAGCAGCATGACTGAAGGACATGATTCAATACACAGTAAGCATCTTTTTACACCATGTCCATACAAGGCTTACCTTATGATTTTAACTTGAAACTACAATCATACAACTGGTTGCAAATCACTTAATTCAGTAATTCTTCACTTGACTGAACTGGTCTTAAAATGGTTAAATATAAATGATGCAGACAATACAGGTACAAAAACCAatttcaaaacccttttcaatGCACTGAAGTTGCTAATCTGGCATTTTTTCCATGAAAAGTGTTTAATGCAAGACAAGCCACTGTGTTAATAGATATTAGCCaaggaaaaagtaagagaaagaaatgacTATTCTTTAAAATTCAATATACCTGCATGATGTAACTATCTTGTAAAGATACCATAAAACTATCAATGCTACCATACATTTGTACTCTTACACTTATACTTGCAACTTGGTACATTTAATCATCCAGAAGTCCATTTCCAATAAAGTCAATAAAATCACATCTAGCTAAAATTTCCATTATCTTCCAAGGTATTAGTCTTCCACACTTTCATTTCAATCCTCGGTCATCGATATCTTGAATTTATGCCATATCCTCTTCCAAATCACCGGCCACTTAACATCTGAAGAATTTTCCCCTCGCTTTTACATCCTCTTGCATGCATTCTAAACCAGTTATGATGCAAATAAATGGTCAAGTTATTCAAGAATAGCCAATAAATTACCTTTGAATGTTGGGGCTATCTTGTCCAAAAGAAAGCTAGAAATTGTTAGACAAGTGCACTTTACACAAACAATTACTACTACACTTGTTCACACCTACATTTTACAGTGCAAGAATATGCAAATTTACTCGTTAGGCCAACTTCAACTGAGAACTAAATAAACACTACTTTGCATTTTGGGTAGAAATACCTGAACAGCTTATATTCTTTACATGCTAGGGGTTAAAATAACTGTTGTTCATAATTCAAAAGCCACTCCTTGTAAAATCAACACTTCCAATACACCCTTTTACTTTACAAAACTATAGCCTTTCCTTCCTACATCTCAAGCTCTTCTCTCACAACTGAAATACCAAAAAGAAATGCACAAAACACTAAAAATTAGAGAAAATAGATGGAGAGTAAGTGTTCACCACCCAAAACCAGACCAGACTAGCAATCAACACTGCAACAAGCCACCACTCACATTCCACAAACTAAAATCAATCTTGCTATTGCATTCAACAAAGCATAAAATATACCTTCACTCTCATTCAAGGCCTGAAATAGATGAATAGCCTgggaatttaaatacaaaaaagatgttccaaaactttcaaaatatttttaattaatttaattaaaactaAATAATGCAGGATTTTCCACTGCAAATAATATACAAGGTCAAGGCAGGCAAGAAGTTCCATGAAAGCAACTTGAGCTCCAATAAAGCTGTTCAAATCAATAATGCAACAAGCAATCCTTCCACTTCACTTTCAAGgaccttgtttaaaaaaaaaaaaagtcaatgaaGACCCACCAAATGTCAAGGATCATACAACCTTCCCAAATCAACTAAGAACCAAATTCCCTTCTTTTAAACCACCGAGTTGAAACCTTACAAAATCCCACAGGGAAAATGTCACACAAACCCGTAGTAAAAATTTCCCCTCAACGAATGTAAAAAACCCAAAGCCCATTACATAAAATCCATGAAAATAACATCAAAACAAGGAGGGGAAAACctacaaagtaataataaagaatagaaacAGCACAAAAAAGCCGGTATCCTAGACGGGCGGCTTTATCCTGCGCGCAAAAGCCGGCGAGGATCCTAGGGCTTGGGGCGCCTCCTTCTATGACCTTCCAGAAACATCCT
This window of the Penaeus monodon isolate SGIC_2016 chromosome 39, NSTDA_Pmon_1, whole genome shotgun sequence genome carries:
- the LOC119597643 gene encoding peroxiredoxin 1-like isoform X2, which codes for MPKDKGCFWKVIEGGAPSPRILAGFCAQDKAARLGYRLFCAVSILYYYFNTKTTTMSNTVPAIGKPAPVFKGTAVVDGQFKEISLEDYKGKYVIFFFYPLDFTFVCPTEIIAFSDRVEEFRKIGCEVVACSTDSHFSHLAWINTPRKEGGLGTMKIPLLADKSMEVAKAYGVLKEDEGIAFRGLFVIDGKQNLRQVTINDLPVGRDVDETLRLVQAFQFTDEHGEVCPAGWKPGAKTMKADPTGSKEYFQNEN
- the LOC119597643 gene encoding peroxiredoxin 1-like isoform X1 → MFCCCKTGKCNKVGAVRKWVDEGYIHKSARGSACSAPSTGREILDKSETKTSSTIVEYSVITGILFVESRFTESARKARRAKRRWHSVSFDLPDEEQENEDHLKSLLEDIENLKLSNKTEIIRNTKTTTMSNTVPAIGKPAPVFKGTAVVDGQFKEISLEDYKGKYVIFFFYPLDFTFVCPTEIIAFSDRVEEFRKIGCEVVACSTDSHFSHLAWINTPRKEGGLGTMKIPLLADKSMEVAKAYGVLKEDEGIAFRGLFVIDGKQNLRQVTINDLPVGRDVDETLRLVQAFQFTDEHGEVCPAGWKPGAKTMKADPTGSKEYFQNEN